A DNA window from Anaerocolumna sp. AGMB13020 contains the following coding sequences:
- a CDS encoding gamma-glutamyl-gamma-aminobutyrate hydrolase family protein, translating into MKIPVIGVTPHYEPDNNKLCIASMYLEAILDAGGVPLLLPLKANEEALKTAVSVCDGFLFTGGPDIDPFRFGEETLEECDVVYPDRDQMEEAIFNLAIDTGKPVFGICRGIQVLNVFFGGTLFQDITAQFQRELKLCHSQKSGRTVLSHSVAIERDSLLYDILKEDTLMVNSFHHQGIKDVAPGLEVAARSRDGLVEAVYLRDHPFFLAVQWHPEHLFRVNEGAKKLFTAFVNASR; encoded by the coding sequence ATGAAAATCCCTGTTATAGGTGTTACCCCCCACTACGAACCCGATAATAATAAGCTTTGCATAGCTTCCATGTACCTGGAAGCTATTTTGGATGCAGGTGGAGTTCCTCTTCTTCTTCCTCTGAAAGCTAATGAAGAAGCACTAAAGACAGCAGTTTCGGTATGCGATGGTTTCCTTTTTACAGGAGGCCCGGATATCGATCCCTTCCGCTTCGGCGAGGAAACCCTTGAGGAATGTGATGTGGTATACCCTGACAGAGATCAGATGGAAGAAGCAATTTTTAACCTTGCAATTGATACCGGCAAGCCTGTTTTTGGAATCTGCCGCGGAATACAAGTACTGAATGTATTCTTTGGAGGTACCTTATTTCAGGACATTACTGCTCAATTCCAACGAGAATTAAAACTGTGCCATTCTCAGAAATCCGGTCGTACTGTTCTTTCACATAGTGTAGCAATCGAAAGGGATTCTCTTCTTTACGACATTCTTAAGGAAGATACCTTAATGGTTAACAGCTTTCACCACCAGGGCATCAAGGATGTAGCCCCTGGTTTGGAAGTGGCTGCAAGGTCGAGGGATGGACTGGTAGAAGCTGTGTATTTAAGAGACCACCCGTTCTTTCTTGCCGTTCAATGGCATCCGGAACATCTCTTCCGGGTTAATGAAGGAGCAAAGAAGCTGTTTACTGCTTTTGTGAATGCCAGCCGGTAA
- a CDS encoding MFS transporter: MRKKAVVFISFMIIMIVMGASDSLRGIFAVMFREHFELSAFQISLIITVSYLGNLIFLFFGGAFLDRYHKKKALLAVISIWICGAALFILTDSYVLLLIGMFFCMGASTLINTTINILVPAVFAASPGIIVNILFFLQGVGTSTSQNLGGKLPERYASWQGMNLFLAVLAVVGLIFLLLADIPEVRQEDRKKVSYQDILVAPIFWSLTLIFGFYFIAEHGILNWLLLYGMNELALSSGQASKYLSLFFGGITLGRLVFAPVVQKLGVKKSITVFGGVGTVGYITGILAGKPGIILLSLSGLGISILYPTLVLMIRLFYEEDRIATATGAVISLATLFDIAFNMAFGKLVDIYGLQLSIMILPISMAAFYISYMIFVGCKKKEVI, encoded by the coding sequence ATGAGAAAAAAAGCTGTCGTATTTATCAGCTTTATGATAATTATGATTGTAATGGGGGCAAGTGACAGCCTGCGAGGAATCTTTGCGGTAATGTTTCGTGAACATTTTGAACTGTCCGCATTTCAGATATCCTTGATAATTACCGTAAGTTACCTGGGGAATCTTATATTTCTGTTTTTTGGAGGAGCTTTCCTTGACAGGTATCATAAGAAAAAGGCATTGCTGGCAGTAATAAGTATATGGATATGCGGAGCTGCTTTGTTTATCTTAACTGATAGTTATGTGCTCTTACTAATTGGTATGTTTTTCTGTATGGGAGCCTCTACTCTTATTAATACTACTATAAATATTCTGGTACCGGCGGTTTTTGCAGCTTCGCCGGGGATAATAGTAAATATTCTTTTCTTTCTTCAGGGAGTTGGTACCAGTACCAGCCAGAATTTAGGCGGAAAGCTTCCAGAGAGGTACGCTTCCTGGCAAGGAATGAATCTGTTTCTTGCTGTGCTTGCAGTGGTTGGGTTGATTTTTCTGCTGCTTGCGGATATTCCGGAGGTCAGGCAGGAAGATAGGAAGAAAGTATCTTATCAGGACATTTTGGTAGCACCGATTTTTTGGAGCCTGACCTTGATTTTTGGCTTCTATTTTATCGCAGAACATGGAATACTTAACTGGCTGCTGCTTTATGGAATGAATGAGCTGGCATTATCCTCCGGGCAGGCTTCTAAGTATCTGTCTTTGTTTTTTGGGGGGATTACCCTGGGAAGGCTAGTATTTGCGCCGGTTGTACAAAAATTAGGCGTGAAGAAAAGTATTACAGTATTTGGAGGAGTGGGTACCGTAGGTTATATAACCGGGATTCTGGCAGGCAAGCCGGGAATTATACTATTAAGCTTGTCTGGCCTTGGGATATCGATTCTTTACCCTACTCTGGTACTTATGATACGGCTTTTTTACGAGGAAGACAGGATAGCTACAGCAACCGGGGCTGTTATCAGTCTTGCTACTTTATTCGATATTGCTTTTAATATGGCATTTGGAAAATTGGTGGATATTTATGGACTACAGCTATCGATTATGATACTGCCCATTAGTATGGCGGCATTTTATATTAGTTATATGATTTTTGTAGGGTGTAAGAAAAAGGAAGTTATATAA